Proteins found in one Vespula pensylvanica isolate Volc-1 chromosome 10, ASM1446617v1, whole genome shotgun sequence genomic segment:
- the LOC122632684 gene encoding supervillin-like isoform X2, with product MVAAGATVLMAASGESSSNGTENNSSECVNATDPSKCNEIQCNEQNTECRPRKNLIPCSSDKDKKNSYTLGKSNRATQRVENKDQHKNLALHKVTHIRETKASRLRAASIVSSNSNTSKRLGVLETSTPSSSQLSANLSTKVDNPVSSDNGNTMNPVRERDKSYKRKSYLNRSSNIEAVPSDRLINSEYNERRGSRQSSKQNHISDTILSSDTGASHQTAASSQKKHTESKLGSSRVNFHYNIHRSKPNVSSTVTSLPNTKCCNAPQSSKDGHSDSEVSRRVDALTALTKATMERVERLASHSGLSVNHKQKSEIHLTNVSPTRNVAKCTNHSANIHTTVSPSKCSILKKSTDEYPQDSCSGRQPPVSILKHKVAENETGQSSSSTSHNTLPVTFSPSVIEPIHKRHGILKKRSSLDESEILRRRSCSPDVSFNDNNYSEFRPILKNQRRSSLDEIIKRDQSPDPQPTSILKRKSSREDDREDGQIGSPEPQGILKRKSTNNTRSSNTIHHVTIATDLTNGTETFEGSEVRPILKKKHSREESSGNDPPSLEPRPILKKKSSTESDEHDDKPKKTILKCSRKSPQDECNYDMDITSPKKLSMLKNRVLQSRSGGLLENDCVKPILKQSTSREIETRVRLHIHDTNVLNDLSVTGNNLFLRKRAQSVGHVQPSNICNELAVVRDKRRSLESSSLCDMLQNQSYIKSMSGNNLRSHLSQSNESSVTTRRDSIDSATVDEKVNKEYKDKRLILKKETSSEIKPESHEFVINRNYLEASNIEENYIAHRSNSVSAMALHFKNMEENVTSKEKSTSQNVQYKASHGIQRYRERKLQGNDRFNTQPVTLQEVQEAVLQNQRNAASNNEASSNIKAESTYTPDDEYDPSKLSLAERVRLFNQKIIAETSSSSNKVSQERHLRRRPGTRYKTQPVTSEEVEVASRISPLNAVEKLSLTKGIFEESQKTINDTQLSTGSQNELPKSILKSSSYHSNNLFRTKSPELEGLKLIKSVLKKESEELQQQASSTCDIMPHSNLRSSTPTSFDKCDSNYNNDETTSSDTFLQSKNTDVKQHQYEEKEDTTVTLSKDFYYLHNLEEHDDKEGIYNEIKQEHAVPCLTKVISQDKSCRSRTNFNLDEIDNIKIDSVMSQKYNSEDKHLPKNEIPQSSDDDASSSASREVRGIIKNEAIFRRRQNALTKQAKHAALSKSASHHALSSEGTSFDVTKEKCNATTTLPGLYRSATQTIPISEVAESPSMSIADRLAALQRSGSTNWKRRIMSETSDVLCSTTFNKEELTIRQGVLADCLGKLESAAEGWKKRIAAPDAIKFTVAGKMKVEQTENLEESSSSLCIEVMNNIADKKKRPRPERFKGRKDTKDILSTPSSPSKDSPITVRRSFSEPASDESGEENKTKSTVLATVSVPKVDDETFTSFYTGVSLKKCETERFSLDESAFDVITSHSELLGQKRNIQTQKRRAASKNPIKLLASRTDLKSEYTEVSTGIAEKVMRSLNVEKLAKNSALAVEALAGLASTEDFSAITLRNIADANYTMNKLRPYKDLMLIMVKGRRHVQARLVEPVANSINSGDTYVLVTKSEVYNYVGKYSNVIEKARAAEIALSIQQNKDLGCQASQVITINEDKITCTRSQIKQFWNYLGIDTDIDVIDGGHPDEDELYESAIINTNMIYEVKDEELVPLEKYWGAIPKIEMLDLNKILVFDFGSEMYIWTGKRASNNKKKVATRLATELWKEGYDYTECAICPINAACMIGRRNKLLTDIKNEKTRPSWCLFAKLTQHVETVLFREKFLDWPNVAGIIKMKTIKDKEQIDGTIIVEPCNLNVIIEPNNTPVDLNIKGCHLGRGTGWYDDELMKQYTVETTSINVWHIDEFSHTLLDNLSNGQFYTGDSYIVRWMYSVTITGRELSGLQSKHSAKGRDRSVYFIWQGKNASLNEQGAAALLTVELDNEQGPQIRVVQGFEPAAFLNLFSGGMVIHMGKKADKRCDQQWRLYICRGTLESEVFLTEIPCSTRQLRSRGSFVLLDIKDAKIYVWHGSNALPHIRKNALFAADKIKDKRLEEFGLTYEINLDILEINEGAEPEEFFNALGGMNKTLYISLKKDQIQDHTPRLFHFSSITKEFKVTEILCLHRGHLPTPFPFLQDELYQVNQPALFLLDNKNEVWIWQGWWPDSEAEDHSGSKAVRWQAERKTTMTMAIQYWESIHPNITKFPIYLVWAGLEPLQFINLFPTWTYRDDIAELNMQEGRNPGEMLKVESELARLTQSTYPPAQLLQRPLPVGVDPTRLELYLSQQHFQELLGMSKEEFQELPMWKQVNLKKEVGLF from the exons atGGTAGCTGCTGGTGCAACAGTTTTGATGGCAGCCAGCGGAGAAAGTTCTTCGAATGGAACAGAAAATAACTCTTCGGAATGTGTAAATGCTACTGATCCTTCTAAGTGTAATGAAATACAGTGCAATGAACAAAATACCGAGTGCAGACCTAGGAAGAATTTAATACCTTGTTCGTCTGATA aggataaaaaaaatagctaTACGTTAGGAAAGTCTAATCGTGCAACACAGAGAGTGGAAAATAAGGATCAACATAAAAATCTTGCATTACATAAGGTAACGCATATTCGTGAGACTAAAGCTTCTAGGCTACGTGCTGCTTCTATTGTATCATCGAATA GTAATACATCAAAACGATTAGGTGTTTTGGAAACTTCTACTCCTTCGAGCTCCCAACTGAGTGCTAATTTATCTACTAAAGTa GACAATCCAGTATCTTCAGACAATGGTAATACAATGAATCCGgtgcgagaaagagataaaagttataaaagaaaatcatatctAAATCGATCGAGCAATATAGAGGCAGTTCCATCAGATCGTTTAATTAACT ctgaatataatgaaagaagagGTTCAAGACAATCAAGTAAACAAAATCACATATCTGATACAATATTGTCTTCCGATACTGGTGCTTCTCATCAGACTGCTGCTAGCTCACAAAAAAAGCATACAGAATCAAAACTTGGCTCATCGCgtgttaattttcattataacatACATCGTTCCAAACCTAATGTCTCATCAACTGTTACATCTCTTCCAAATACAAAATGTTGTAATGCACCACAAAGCag tAAGGACGGTCATAGTGATTCAGAAGTCTCGAGAAGGGTTGATGCACTGACTGCATTGACAAAAGCTACTATGGAACGAGTAGAAAGACTTGCATCGCATAGTGGTTTATCAGTAAATCATAAACAAAAGTCTGAGATTCATTTAACTAATGTATCACCTACAAGAAATGTGGCAAAATGTACAAATCATTCTGCAAACATTCATACAACAGTGTCACCGAGTAAATGTTCTATCTTAAAAAAATCCACTGATGAATATCCACAAGATTCTTGTTCAGGACGTCAACCACCAGTATCTATACTTAAACATAAGGTGGCTGAAAATGAAACAGGTCAATCTTCATCTAGTACATCACACAATACATTACCTGTGACATTTTCACCATCTGTGATAGAACCAATTCATAAAAGGCATGGTATCTTAAAAAAACGTAGTAGTTTGGATGAAAGCGAAATACTTCGACGGCGCAGTTGCTCACCTGATGTTTCTTTTAATGATAACAACTATTCCGAATTTAGGcctattttaaaaaatcaaaggcGATCGTCGTTAGATGAAATCATAAAACGAGATCAAAGCCCTGATCCTCAACCTACTTCGATATTGAAACGTAAGTCTTCTAGAGAAGACGATAGAGAAGACGGCCAAATTGGTTCTCCAGAACCACAGGGgattcttaaaagaaaatctacaAATAATACAAGATCAAGCAATACCATTCATCACGTGACAATTGCAACAGATCTTACAAATGGTACTGAAACATTTGAAGGTTCTGAAGTGAGAccaatattgaaaaaaaagcacAGTAGAGAAGAATCCTCTGGAAATGATCCTCCTTCGCTCGAGCCGCGTccaatattgaaaaaaaaatcaagtacAGAATCTGACGAACACGATGATAAACctaagaaaacaattttaaagtGTTCACGAAAAAGTCCACAAGATGAATGTAATTATGATATGGATATAACTTCTCCTAAGAAACTTTCTATGTTAAAAAATCGTGTCTTACAATCTAGATCAGGTGGATTATTAGAAAACGATTGTGTAAAACCAATATTAAAACAATCTACTTCTCGAGAAATAGAGACACGTGTACGCTTACATATTCATGATACGAATGTATTAAATGACTTATCTGTAACTGGAAATAACTTGTTTTTACGAAAACGAGCACAATCGGTTGGTCATGTACAACCTTCTAACATATGTAACGAGTTAGCTGTTGTACGTGATAAAAGAAGATCTCTTGAATCGAGTTCTTTGTGTGATATGTTGCAAAAtcaatcatatataaaatcaatgagTGGTAACAATTTAAGGTCGCATTTGTCACAGTCTAATGAAAGTTCAGTCACAACCCGTCGCGATTCCATTGATAG TGCAACTGTGGACGAGAAAGtcaataaagaatataaagacaAACGATTGATACTCAAGAAAGAAACATCAAGTGAAATAAAACCGGAATCCCacgaatttgttataaatagaaatt ATTTGGAAGCAAgtaatatagaagaaaattatattgcaCATCGTAGTAACAGTGTATCTGCAATGGCTTTACACTTTAAGAATATGGAGGAGAATGTAAcgtctaaagaaaaaagtacatcTCAAAATGTACAATATAAAGCATCACATGGTATACAACGTTATAGAGAACGTAAGCTTCAAGGCAATGATAGATTTAATACGCAACCCGTGACTTTACAAGAGGTCCAAGAAGCTGTATTACAAAATCAACGTAATGCTGCTTCAAACAATGAAGCATCTTCTAATATAAAAGCAGAAAGTACTTATACACCTGATGACGAATATGATCCATCAAAATTGAGTTTAGCAGAACGGGTGAgattatttaatcaaaaaatcATAGCAGAAACATCATCTTCATCAAACAAAGTTTCTCAGGAAAGACATTTACGAAGGCGACCTGGTACTCGTTATAAGACACAACCCGTTACATCTGAAGAAGTAGAGGTTGCGTCCCGTATATCTCCATTAAACGCTGTTGAGAAACTTTCTTTAACTAAAG GTATTTTTGAAGAATCTCAAAAGACAATTAATGATACCCAATTGTCAACTGGTTCTCAAAATGAATTGCCAAAAAGTATCTTAAAATCTTCTAGCTACCATTCAAATAATCTATTTCGAACTAAAAGTCCTGAACTTGAAggtttgaaattaataaagtctgtacttaaaaaagaatcagAGGAATTACAACAACAAGCTTCTAGTACTTGTGATATTATGCCACATTCAAATTTAAGAAGTAGTACTCCTACATCATTTGATAAATGTGattcaaattataataatgatgaaacAACCAGCAGTGATACTTTTCTGCAAAGTAAAAATACAGATGTTAAGCAACAtcaatatgaagaaaaagaagatacaacAGTTACATTgtcaaaagatttttattatttacataatttagaAGAACACGATGATAAAGAGGGCatttacaatgaaataaaacaagaacaCGCAGTGCCTTGTCTTACAAAAGTAATCTCTCAGGATAAGTCATGTAGATCAAGAACCAATTTCAATTTAGatgaaatagataatattaaaattgacaGTGTTATgtcacaaaaatataatagcgAAGATAAACATTTACCTAAAAATGAAATACCTCAGTCTTCAGACGATGACGCGTCTTCTTCAGCCAGCCGCGAAGTCCGtggtattattaaaaatgaagctATTTTTCGACGACGTCAGAATGCATTAACAAAACAAGCTAA acatGCTGCTTTGTCCAAAAGTGCTAGTCATCATGCATTAAGTAGCGAAGGTACATCATTTGACGtaacaaaagagaaatgtaATGCTACCACAACTCTACCAGGTTTATATCGTAGCGCAACACAAACGATACCTATTTCAGAAGTTGCTGAAAGTCCAAGTATGAGTATCGCTGATCGATTAGCAGCACTTCAACGTAGCGGCAGTACTAATTGGAAACGTCGGATAATGAGTGAAACTtct GATGTACTTTGCAGTACTACGTTTAATAAGGAAGAACTAACGATTAGACAAGGTGTATTAGCCGATTGTCTTGGTAAATTAGAATCTGCTGCAGAGGGATGGAAAAAACGAATTGCTGCACCAGATGCTATCAAATTTACAGTAGCAGGTAAAATGAAAGTTGAACAAACAGAAAATTTAGAAGAGAGTTCGTCTTCACTTTGCATCGAAGTTATGAACAATATCGcggacaagaaaaaaagaccaAGGCCGGAAAGGTTTAAAGGACGAAAAg atacaAAGGATATTCTTTCGACGCCATCAAGTCCAAGCAAAGATTCACCCATCACAGTAAGAAGAAGTTTCTCAGAGCCTGCCAGCGATGAAAGtg gtgaagaaaataaaactaaatctACTGTATTAGCAACTGTATCTGTTCCTAAAGTAGATGATGAAACTTTTACATCTTTCTATACTGGagtatctttgaaaaaatgtgAGACTGAACGTTTTAGTTTAGATGAAAGTGCTTTTGATGTAATCACATCGCATTCGGAATT ACTAGGtcaaaaacgaaatatacaaACACAGAAAAGGCGTGCAGCTTCGAAAAATCCTATAAAATTACTTGCATCGCGTACCGATTTGAAATCTGAATATACCGAAGTTTCTACAGGAATTGCAGAGAAGGTAATGAGAAGTTTAAACGTAGAGAAAC TTGCTAAAAATTCAGCCTTGGCTGTAGAAGCTCTTGCTGGATTAGCTTCTACGGAAGATTTTAGCGCTATAACGTTAAGAAATATTGCGGATGCAAATTATACTATGAATAAATTACGACCGTATAAAGATTTAATGTTGATTATGGTAAAAGGCAGACGTCATGTTCAAGCTAGACTGGTTGAACCAGTAGCTAACAGTATCAATAGTGGTGATACTTATGTATTAGTTACAAAATCAGAG GTTTATAATTATGTGGGAAAATATAGTAATGTTATTGAAAAAGCTCGTGCAGCAGAGATAGCATTAAGTATTCAGCAGAATAAGGATCTAGGTTGTCAAGCTTCTCAAGTTATTACAATtaatgaagataaaataacTTGTACAAGAAGtcaaattaaacaattttggAATTATCTTGGCATAGATACTGATATTGATG TGATTGATGGTGGTCACCCTGATGAAGATGAATTATATGAATCTGCTATAATCAATacaaatatgatatatgaagTTAAAGATGAAGAATTAGTTCCTCTTGAAAAGTATTGGGGTGCTATACCAAAGATTGAAATGTTGGATTTGAACAAG ATACTGGTATTTGATTTTGGAAGTGAGATGTATATATGGACTGGTAAAAGAGCCtcaaataataagaaaaaagttgcTACCCGTCTTGCCACAGAACTATGGAAGGAAGGCTATGACTATACGGAATGTGCAATTTGCCCAATCAATGCAGCATGTATGATTGGAAGACGTAATAAATTACTtacagatataaaaaatgaaaaaacaagacCTTCATGGTGCCTATTTGCAAAATTAACTCAACATGTTGAAACAGTtctttttcgtgaaaaatttcTTGACTGGCCAAATGTTGCTGGtataatcaaaatgaaaactattaaagataaagaacaaaTCGATGGAACAATAATTGTAGAGCCATGTAATTTGAATGTTATAATAGAACCAAACAATACACCTgttgatttaaatattaaggGATGTCATTTGGGAAGAGGAACTGGTTGGTATGATGATGAG TTAATGAAACAATATACTGTCGAAACTACAAGTATAAATGTATGGCATATAGATGAATTTTCACATACATTATTGGATAATTTGTCAAATGGACAATTTTATACGGGAGATAGCTATATCGTACGTTGGATGTACTCAGTTACTATTACtg gtCGTGAACTTAGTGGGTTGCAATCTAAACATTCCGCAAAAGGAAGAGATCGTTCAGTGTACTTTATTTGGCAAGGAAAAAATGCATCCTTAAACGAACAAGGTGCAGCAGCTTTGCTTACAGTAGAACTTGATAATGAACAAGGACCACAA ATTCGTGTAGTTCAAGGTTTTGAACCAGctgcttttttaaatttattttctggaGGGATGGTAATACACATGGGTAAAAAAGCAGATAAAAGATGTGATCAACAATGGAGACTGTATATTTGTAGAGGCACACTTGAATCGGAAGTATTTTTAACTGAAATACCTTGTAGCACTCGTCAGTTGAGAAGTCGAGgttcattcgttttattagaTATCAAAGATGCAAAAATCTATGTCTGGCATGGATCTAATGCATTGCCTCATATAAGAAAG aatgcATTATTTGCTgctgataaaattaaagataaacgACTGGAAGAATTTGGATTAacatatgaaattaatttagacATTCTTGAAATTAATGAGGGTGCAGAACctgaagaattttttaatg cATTAGGTGGAATGAATAagactttatatatttctttgaaaaaagatcaaattcAAGATCACACACCAAGATTATTCCATTTCTCTAGTATTACTAAAGAATTCAAAGTAACAGAAATATTATGTCTACATCGTGGTCATCTGCCTactccttttcccttcttaCAAGATGAATTGTATCAGGTTAATCAGCCAg CCTTATTTTTACTTGACAATAAAAATGAGGTATGGATATGGCAAGGATGGTGGCCTGATTCTGAAGCTGAAGACCATTCTGGTAGTAAAGCAGTAAGATGGCAAGCTGAAAGAAAAACTACAATGACTATGGCAATCCAGTACTGGGAAAGTATTCACccaaatattacaaaattccCAATATATCTAGTCTGGGCTGGCTTAGAGCCATTGcaatttataaatctatttcCTACGTGGACATATCGTGACGATATTGCGGAATTAAATATGCAG gaGGGCCGAAATCCAGGTGAAATGTTGAAAGTTGAAAGTGAGCTGGCTCGATTAACGCAAAGCACTTATCCACCAGCTCAATTATTACAACGACCACTACCAGTAGGAGTTGATCCTACAAGACTTGAACTTTACTTATCTCAACAGCATTTTCAA GAATTATTGGGAATGAGTAAAGAAGAATTTCAAGAACTTCCTATGTGGAAACAAGTGAATCTCAAAAAAGAGGTAGGATTGTTTTGA